Below is a window of Oceaniferula flava DNA.
GATTCTTGGCTCCCACGTGATGGTGGGGGCGGGCACCATCTTAGCCAATTACCGTCACGATGGCACCAACCACCGCTCGAGAGTGAACGGACAGCTGATCGATACCGGTCGGGTCAAATTAGGTGCTGTGTTAGGCGATGGCGTGCGCACCGGGGTGAACACCTGCGTCTATCCGGCACGCAAAATTGGGCCTGGCCGCATGACCAGACCCAATGAAATTGTGGATCACGATTTATTGAACGGAGTGTCCTGAACCAGCTGGCTCGCCGCCCTAGTCCTGGAGTTCGGCCGGAAGTTCGCCTCCGTGACGGATGTCCGTGGAGGTTTCCTCGAAGATCACGTCTTCGGCGATGTTGGTGGCAAGATCGCCGACGCGTTCGAGCCAGCGACAAATGAAGACCAAATCGAGGTAGTCACGGTATTGTTCGGACTCACCTTCGAGGGAGCTGGAGAAGTGACGTGTGGTGGATTTGTGGCACTTTTTGAGCTCTTTCTCGCGTTCGATTACCTGTAGCGCGAGCTGGGTATCGGTGTCGGTGTAAGCGGTCATGGCATCGGCCAGCATCGAAGCGGAAACGTTGTAGAGTCCTTCGATATTGCGCGTCTCGGGGATCTCGGCATTTTTGATCAGTTTGCGCGAACGTTTGGCCACGCTCACAGCTTGATCGGAGATGCGCTCCAGGTGGCTGGCTATTTTCATCGATGCAATGACCAGACGTAGGTCACTGGCGAGTGGGCGAAACTTGGTGATGATACTCATGCCCAGACGATCGATTTCGACCTCCAAGCGGTCTTCATCGTCGTCATCCGCGATGGCTGTGTTGCAAAGTTCCTTGTTGCGCTCGAGCAGTCCGCGCACCGCATTCTGAATGTTGCGTTGGGTGCCGGCCCCCATGGTGATGGTGGTTTCACGAAGTTGTCTGAGGGTTTCGTCAAAGGTGCTGAGAATATGTCCTTGGTTTGGCATAGTGGTAGAATGGATAGGGGTTGGTTAATAATAAGAGCCGAGGCTTAGCCGAAACGGCCGCTGATGTAGTCCTCGGTGCGTTTTTGTGATGGGTTGGAGAAGATTTTCGCGGTGTCGTCGAATTCGATCAGCTCACCGAGATAGAAGAAGGCGGTGCGGTCTGAAATCCGGGTCGCTTGCTGCATGGAGTGGGTCACGATGACGATGGTGTAGTC
It encodes the following:
- the phoU gene encoding phosphate signaling complex protein PhoU, whose translation is MPNQGHILSTFDETLRQLRETTITMGAGTQRNIQNAVRGLLERNKELCNTAIADDDDEDRLEVEIDRLGMSIITKFRPLASDLRLVIASMKIASHLERISDQAVSVAKRSRKLIKNAEIPETRNIEGLYNVSASMLADAMTAYTDTDTQLALQVIEREKELKKCHKSTTRHFSSSLEGESEQYRDYLDLVFICRWLERVGDLATNIAEDVIFEETSTDIRHGGELPAELQD